One part of the Sorangiineae bacterium MSr11954 genome encodes these proteins:
- a CDS encoding thiamine pyrophosphate-dependent enzyme, whose protein sequence is MSESAQNATGIASTTTEPSAGAEPDVGLVRVLRDDDAADYGTRTPIDAQVLFRAYREMRRLRAIDARMIVLQRQGRVGFYGACTGQEAVPIATGLALEKTDWVFPALREQSVMLVRGFPLIAFVAQVFGNAGDVLKGRQMPSHHSGRSVNQVSWSSNIGTQIPQAVGAAWAMKMKKAPHIAVGFMGDGATSEADFHAAMTFAARYRVPAVLVCQNNHWSISVPTERQTASRTIAIKGRAYGIPAVRIDGNDLLAVYTVVREASERARAGEGPTFIEALTYRIGAHSTSDDPTRYRSDAEVEAWKKKDPLDRLRRHLVHLGVVDARIDEQLDAEFTHEIGEAVRDVEAMPAPARATLFEDVYAVPPWNLVEQREST, encoded by the coding sequence ATGTCGGAGAGCGCGCAAAACGCCACGGGCATCGCGAGCACCACGACGGAGCCGAGCGCGGGGGCCGAGCCCGACGTGGGGCTCGTGCGCGTCCTTCGCGACGACGACGCGGCGGACTACGGCACGAGGACCCCCATCGACGCCCAGGTGCTCTTTCGCGCCTACCGGGAGATGCGCCGCCTTCGCGCCATCGACGCGCGCATGATCGTGCTGCAGCGCCAAGGGCGGGTCGGCTTTTATGGCGCGTGCACCGGTCAAGAGGCGGTGCCCATCGCGACGGGGCTCGCGCTCGAGAAGACGGACTGGGTCTTTCCCGCGCTGCGCGAGCAGAGCGTCATGCTGGTGCGCGGCTTTCCGCTGATCGCGTTCGTGGCCCAGGTCTTCGGCAACGCGGGCGACGTGCTCAAAGGGCGGCAGATGCCCAGCCACCACTCGGGGCGAAGCGTGAACCAGGTGAGCTGGTCCTCCAACATCGGCACCCAGATCCCGCAGGCGGTCGGCGCGGCGTGGGCCATGAAAATGAAGAAGGCGCCGCACATCGCGGTCGGCTTCATGGGCGACGGCGCCACCAGCGAGGCCGACTTCCACGCGGCCATGACCTTCGCCGCGCGCTACCGCGTCCCTGCCGTTCTCGTGTGCCAGAACAACCACTGGTCGATCAGCGTCCCCACCGAGCGCCAGACCGCCTCGCGCACCATCGCCATCAAGGGCCGCGCGTACGGCATCCCCGCCGTGCGCATCGACGGCAACGATTTGCTTGCGGTCTACACGGTCGTGCGCGAAGCCTCGGAGCGCGCGCGGGCAGGGGAGGGGCCCACCTTCATCGAAGCGCTCACCTACCGCATCGGCGCGCACTCCACGAGCGACGATCCCACGCGCTACCGCTCGGACGCGGAGGTCGAAGCGTGGAAGAAGAAGGATCCGCTCGACCGACTGCGCCGCCACTTGGTGCACTTGGGCGTGGTCGACGCGCGCATCGACGAGCAGCTCGACGCGGAATTTACTCATGAGATCGGTGAAGCGGTGCGCGACGTCGAGGCCATGCCCGCGCCCGCGCGCGCGACTTTGTTCGAGGATGTGTATGCCGTCCCCCCGTGGAACCTGGTCGAGCAGCGCGAGTCCACCTAG
- the lpdA gene encoding dihydrolipoyl dehydrogenase has protein sequence MATRTVDAVVIGAGTGGYPCAIRLGQLKQKVIIVEKDEVGGVCLNWGCIPSKALISASHTYEKTQGASAMGLVVENVRVDVNKLQDWKGGIVKKLTGGVRSLLKTNNAELITGTARITGPNTVEVTTREGQKETIETRAIVVATGATTIEIPGFKFDGKQIIGAKEGVSLREIPKRLLVIGGGVIGLELGTVYQKFGSELTVVEATPTLLPGTDPDLTAVVERKLVKHGAKIFKNAKALGYERNKDGSLAVKVDLGEGKHDTIVCDTVLVAVGMRPNSAGFGLEELGVKIDRGFVPSDLSGRTNVPSIYSVGDVAGQPMLAHKATKEGEVVAEIIAGHKAAKDWVSIPGVIFTDPEIATAGLSEAQAKERGIDVRIGKFPFSALGRAMAVMETDGFIKVVADKKTHELLGVHIVGPEASNLISEGALALEMHAFLEDIGLTIHPHPTLGEGMMEAAQHGLGHAIHIMNK, from the coding sequence ATGGCGACGAGGACGGTGGATGCAGTCGTGATTGGCGCTGGAACGGGCGGTTACCCGTGCGCGATCCGCTTGGGACAGCTCAAACAGAAGGTCATCATCGTCGAGAAGGACGAGGTGGGCGGCGTGTGCCTCAACTGGGGATGCATCCCGTCGAAAGCGCTGATCTCCGCGAGCCATACCTACGAAAAGACGCAGGGCGCCAGCGCCATGGGCCTCGTGGTCGAGAACGTTCGCGTCGACGTCAACAAGCTGCAGGACTGGAAGGGCGGCATCGTCAAGAAGCTCACCGGCGGCGTTCGCTCGCTGCTCAAGACCAACAACGCCGAGCTCATCACCGGCACCGCGCGCATCACAGGCCCGAACACGGTCGAAGTCACCACGCGCGAAGGGCAAAAAGAGACCATCGAGACGCGCGCCATCGTGGTGGCCACCGGCGCGACGACCATCGAGATCCCGGGCTTCAAGTTCGACGGCAAGCAGATCATCGGCGCCAAGGAAGGCGTGAGCTTGCGCGAGATCCCCAAGCGCCTGCTCGTCATCGGCGGCGGTGTCATCGGCCTGGAGCTCGGCACCGTCTATCAAAAGTTCGGCTCGGAGCTCACGGTGGTCGAGGCCACCCCGACCCTGCTCCCGGGCACCGATCCCGATCTCACCGCGGTGGTGGAGCGCAAGCTCGTCAAGCACGGCGCCAAGATCTTCAAGAACGCCAAGGCCCTCGGCTACGAGCGCAACAAAGACGGCTCCTTGGCCGTCAAGGTCGATCTGGGCGAAGGCAAGCACGACACCATCGTCTGCGACACGGTGCTGGTGGCCGTGGGCATGAGGCCCAACAGCGCGGGCTTCGGCCTCGAGGAGCTGGGGGTGAAGATCGATCGCGGCTTCGTCCCGTCCGATCTCTCGGGCCGCACCAACGTCCCCTCCATCTACTCGGTGGGCGACGTGGCCGGGCAGCCGATGCTGGCGCACAAGGCGACCAAGGAGGGCGAGGTCGTGGCCGAGATCATCGCCGGCCACAAAGCCGCCAAGGACTGGGTCTCGATCCCGGGCGTCATCTTCACCGATCCGGAGATCGCCACCGCGGGCCTCAGCGAGGCGCAGGCCAAGGAGCGCGGCATCGACGTGCGCATCGGCAAGTTCCCGTTCTCGGCGCTGGGCCGCGCCATGGCCGTCATGGAGACCGACGGCTTCATCAAGGTCGTCGCCGACAAGAAGACGCACGAGCTCCTCGGCGTCCACATCGTCGGCCCCGAGGCGAGCAACTTGATCAGCGAGGGCGCGCTCGCGCTCGAGATGCACGCCTTCCTCGAGGACATCGGCCTCACGATCCACCCGCACCCGACCCTGGGCGAGGGCATGATGGAGGCCGCGCAGCACGGCCTCGGCCACGCGATTCACATCATGAACAAGTAG
- a CDS encoding class I SAM-dependent methyltransferase, whose translation MTHDDGQAKSAADTFDALGERYEEAFRGLPAQHAALEWLRGRLAPGARVLDLGCGTGVPTASTLAGAGFHVTGIDVSPAMIAIARRQVPGATFQQADLREFESAERSWDAICAFFPLMQMSRNEIRASLRRITRWLRPGGSFVFATVPGNDENAPAIFMGQPVICSSYDTEEFLREITDAGMDVLFRATSSFTPNDPEAVPEHHLFVYAHRI comes from the coding sequence GTGACCCACGACGATGGCCAAGCCAAATCCGCGGCAGACACCTTCGATGCCCTGGGCGAGCGCTACGAAGAGGCGTTTCGCGGCCTGCCCGCGCAGCACGCGGCGCTCGAATGGCTCCGCGGCCGGCTCGCGCCGGGGGCGCGCGTGCTCGATTTGGGCTGCGGCACCGGGGTGCCCACGGCGTCCACCTTGGCCGGCGCTGGCTTTCACGTCACCGGCATCGACGTATCCCCCGCGATGATCGCCATCGCCCGGCGGCAGGTCCCGGGCGCCACGTTTCAGCAGGCGGATCTGCGGGAGTTCGAGAGCGCGGAGCGAAGCTGGGACGCCATATGCGCCTTCTTCCCCCTGATGCAAATGAGCCGGAACGAGATCCGCGCGTCGCTGCGGCGCATCACCCGTTGGCTGCGGCCCGGCGGCTCCTTCGTGTTCGCCACGGTGCCCGGAAACGACGAGAACGCGCCCGCCATCTTCATGGGCCAGCCGGTCATCTGCTCCAGCTACGACACCGAGGAGTTCCTGCGCGAAATCACCGACGCGGGCATGGACGTGCTCTTTCGAGCCACCTCGAGCTTCACGCCCAACGATCCCGAGGCGGTGCCCGAGCATCACCTGTTCGTCTACGCGCACCGGATCTGA
- a CDS encoding PspA/IM30 family protein, with protein sequence MGIFDRMGKVISSNVNSLLDKAEDDRKLLDLTVEEMAEQLKRGQKEVISAVANEKQLKKKRDDLVAEAEKWERRAELALKTGDEALAREALKQKKRVTTEADNVEKARVEQRNHALDLKAEFERMEQKLEEIKMKKSTIAARAEQARSGTEGLGARGGSNAFENFRRMEEKIEGREAQNSAMAEVEEALGGGEKARDLEARFRDLERGTGGSGAKESSAGASDIDDELAALKKRIRV encoded by the coding sequence ATGGGAATCTTCGACCGGATGGGAAAGGTCATCTCGAGCAACGTGAACAGTTTGCTCGACAAAGCGGAGGATGACCGCAAGCTCCTCGATCTCACGGTCGAGGAAATGGCCGAGCAGCTCAAACGCGGGCAGAAAGAGGTCATCTCGGCGGTTGCCAATGAGAAGCAGCTGAAAAAGAAGCGCGACGATTTGGTGGCCGAGGCCGAAAAGTGGGAGCGCCGCGCCGAGCTCGCCCTCAAGACCGGCGATGAAGCCCTCGCACGCGAAGCGTTGAAGCAGAAGAAGCGCGTCACCACCGAGGCGGACAACGTGGAGAAGGCTCGGGTCGAGCAGCGCAATCATGCGCTCGACTTGAAGGCCGAGTTCGAGCGCATGGAGCAAAAGCTCGAAGAGATCAAGATGAAGAAGTCGACCATCGCGGCCCGCGCGGAGCAGGCGCGCTCGGGCACCGAGGGCCTCGGCGCACGAGGCGGCTCGAACGCCTTCGAGAACTTCCGGCGCATGGAGGAGAAGATCGAAGGCCGCGAGGCGCAGAACAGCGCGATGGCCGAGGTGGAAGAGGCCCTCGGCGGCGGCGAGAAGGCGCGCGATCTCGAGGCCCGCTTTCGCGATCTTGAGCGCGGCACCGGTGGATCGGGCGCCAAGGAGAGCAGCGCGGGCGCGTCCGACATCGACGACGAGCTGGCCGCGCTGAAGAAGCGCATTCGGGTTTGA
- a CDS encoding protein kinase — MKTDNRVGRRGVRPRRRHARVEALGSPATDTLSIRRGDASSALSSSSTGKSAAPGEGWRADSTLPSAAESGLAAPAPGQRFGGIDRERFELLERLGGGGMSDVFLARDTVLDRNVAIKFLTDGALGTEPALRRIQQEAQACARLNHENIVRLFDMGTDRGLPFLVMEHLEGASLDALVRRDGRMDTHGAVRILIDVAKGLSQAHRAGIVHRDLKPSNVFITKGGAVKILDFGVARMTEQPAALDGGLSGTPQYMSPEQWKGEAQDCRTDIWSAGIMLFELLTGERPFHGAALEELRRLIVSTEPAPSLTQERPDLPEEAERVVQRALAKEPSERFGTADELLDALVALELSLAPAARAPRRSTVSPRPERRQTTVLSCSFHDSLELPGETGLDELGESFADGFEICATTIRELEGTLVSSLGPRIVACFGYPVAHEDSAPRAVRAALRIVAAFQRRARRGGAGTVRIGIATSHALVTHSDIASAPFMLQGDALHVAHWLEQRAGENAILIGRATQTLVRGQFDLEPLGEATPEGAQSPMALFRVLRPKDVASRFDPVAAGGALTPFVGRARELEVLRGLWNDAKDGHGRCVQIAGEAGIGKSRLLERFLQSVAAADADEEARSTDDLPIVVRCQCWPHFQNSALQPIIEGLARQLGLRALDPEGDHLALLEQALTEIDPALREHAPLLCAFCGLRNEDGEPPPSLGPDAFRRRLLDALLAIFSGLASGRPTIVIVEDAHWSDGATLELLNVLCTKAATARMLVIVTARTELHAPWQVPRLELTRLSADETAWLIASVALSSEGRHLPRPVVERLVQRADGVPLFVEELTHWVVEALGAMEPGHGSMALDAFVSHAIPATLEGLLRARLDALPQDGRDVAHLIAVLGRDVPFELVRATSELDEEALRVGLRQLLEAGILRQQGDGSEVRYTFGHALVKEAAYQSLVKTKRQHLHRRAAEVLLERFRDFVEQHAELLAGHFMEAGCHERAVGYFEMAGQRALQRAMNADAVAHFERALAELRMLPKSTWRDDRELELLIPIRAAHVFAGNLTGVPADFTQRFATHANGSIDPAKKLLAHVAFAASSLMAGNLTTSCEQGLSALALCHAGEREDPAPTFEGLDPVAVSSLGLVWAFGLLGESERALEHARAMLRRSQRHGHPPSQVVALARLAAWYNHRGDFDEGRRLVDQMAPLCARDGFEGPRAMTKIVRGWARVAKGDGGGVAEIEEGMVDRRKFGGEGCLTLCCAVLAWARWHEGALDEAIRALDEAMDLVEHRGERFFEPELHRLRGEVLFAQGADMSRVAECFERGLTVAREQKARTWEQRLEESYARIRPSGEALRVTGEVLPIGEPRQKCG, encoded by the coding sequence ATGAAAACGGACAACCGGGTGGGTCGGCGAGGCGTGCGTCCGAGGCGGCGGCACGCTCGCGTCGAGGCGCTCGGCAGCCCTGCGACCGATACACTGTCGATCCGCCGCGGTGATGCTTCCTCCGCGCTGTCGTCCTCGTCCACGGGCAAGAGCGCCGCGCCGGGCGAAGGTTGGCGCGCGGATTCCACGCTCCCCTCGGCGGCGGAATCGGGGCTCGCGGCCCCAGCGCCAGGTCAGCGGTTCGGCGGCATCGACCGCGAGCGGTTCGAGCTCCTCGAGCGGCTGGGCGGCGGCGGCATGTCGGACGTGTTCCTCGCGCGCGACACGGTGCTCGACCGCAACGTGGCCATCAAGTTTTTGACCGATGGCGCGCTCGGCACCGAGCCCGCGCTTCGTCGCATCCAGCAAGAAGCGCAGGCGTGCGCCCGGCTCAATCACGAGAACATCGTGCGGCTCTTCGACATGGGCACCGATCGGGGCCTGCCCTTTCTCGTCATGGAGCACCTGGAGGGCGCCTCGCTGGACGCGCTCGTGCGCCGCGATGGCCGGATGGACACGCACGGCGCGGTTCGCATCCTGATCGATGTCGCCAAGGGCCTCTCCCAAGCGCACCGCGCGGGCATCGTGCACCGCGATCTCAAGCCGAGCAACGTGTTCATCACCAAGGGCGGCGCGGTGAAGATCCTCGACTTCGGGGTGGCGCGGATGACCGAGCAGCCCGCGGCCCTGGACGGCGGCCTCTCCGGGACACCCCAGTACATGTCGCCCGAGCAGTGGAAAGGGGAGGCGCAGGATTGCCGCACGGACATCTGGTCCGCGGGGATCATGCTGTTCGAGCTGCTCACGGGAGAGCGGCCGTTCCATGGTGCGGCCTTGGAGGAGCTGCGCCGGCTCATCGTCTCCACCGAGCCCGCGCCCTCGCTCACCCAGGAGCGCCCCGATCTGCCGGAGGAAGCGGAGCGGGTCGTGCAGCGCGCCCTCGCGAAGGAGCCGAGCGAACGCTTTGGCACGGCCGACGAGCTGCTCGACGCCTTGGTGGCGCTCGAGCTCTCGCTCGCACCGGCGGCCCGCGCCCCGCGTCGCTCGACCGTGTCGCCCCGGCCCGAGCGCCGCCAGACGACGGTGCTCTCGTGCTCGTTCCACGATTCGCTCGAGCTCCCGGGCGAGACGGGGCTCGACGAGCTGGGCGAGTCCTTCGCCGACGGCTTCGAGATCTGCGCCACCACCATCCGCGAGCTCGAGGGCACCTTGGTGTCGTCCTTGGGCCCGCGCATCGTGGCGTGTTTCGGCTATCCGGTCGCCCACGAGGACAGCGCCCCGCGCGCCGTTCGCGCCGCCCTGCGCATCGTCGCGGCCTTTCAGCGGCGCGCGCGGCGCGGCGGCGCGGGGACCGTGCGCATCGGGATCGCCACCAGCCACGCCCTCGTCACCCACTCCGACATTGCGAGCGCGCCCTTCATGCTCCAGGGCGACGCGCTGCACGTGGCGCACTGGCTCGAGCAGCGCGCGGGGGAGAACGCCATCCTCATCGGCCGCGCCACCCAAACCTTGGTGCGCGGACAGTTCGATCTCGAGCCGCTGGGCGAAGCCACGCCGGAGGGCGCCCAGAGCCCCATGGCCCTCTTCCGCGTGCTCCGGCCCAAGGACGTCGCCTCGCGCTTCGACCCCGTCGCGGCGGGCGGCGCGCTCACGCCCTTCGTCGGTCGCGCGCGCGAGCTCGAGGTGCTGCGAGGGCTCTGGAACGATGCCAAGGACGGCCACGGCCGATGCGTGCAGATCGCAGGCGAGGCCGGGATCGGCAAATCGCGGCTGCTCGAGCGCTTTCTTCAGTCGGTGGCGGCGGCGGATGCCGACGAGGAGGCGCGGAGCACGGACGATCTCCCCATCGTGGTGCGCTGCCAGTGCTGGCCCCATTTTCAGAACAGCGCCCTCCAACCCATCATCGAGGGGCTCGCGCGCCAGCTCGGGCTCCGCGCGCTCGACCCCGAGGGCGACCACCTGGCCCTCCTCGAGCAGGCGCTCACGGAGATCGATCCCGCGCTTCGGGAGCACGCCCCGCTCCTTTGCGCCTTCTGCGGCCTTCGAAACGAGGACGGCGAGCCGCCTCCGTCGCTCGGCCCGGACGCGTTCCGGCGCCGGCTGCTCGACGCGCTCTTGGCGATCTTCTCCGGCTTGGCCAGCGGGAGGCCCACCATCGTGATCGTGGAGGACGCGCACTGGAGCGATGGCGCGACCCTCGAGCTCCTGAACGTTTTGTGCACCAAGGCGGCGACGGCGCGGATGCTGGTGATCGTGACCGCCCGCACCGAGCTTCACGCGCCGTGGCAGGTGCCGCGGCTCGAGCTCACCCGGCTCTCGGCCGACGAGACCGCGTGGCTCATCGCGTCCGTGGCGCTCTCGAGCGAGGGGCGGCATTTGCCCCGGCCCGTCGTCGAGCGGCTCGTGCAGCGCGCGGACGGCGTGCCGCTCTTCGTCGAGGAGCTCACGCATTGGGTGGTCGAGGCGCTGGGCGCGATGGAGCCGGGCCATGGCTCGATGGCCCTCGACGCCTTCGTGTCGCACGCGATCCCCGCGACCCTCGAGGGCCTCTTGCGCGCGCGCCTCGATGCGCTGCCCCAAGACGGCCGGGACGTGGCGCACCTCATCGCCGTGCTGGGGCGCGACGTGCCCTTCGAGCTCGTCCGAGCCACCTCGGAGCTCGACGAGGAGGCGCTTCGCGTGGGGCTCCGGCAGCTCCTGGAGGCCGGCATCCTTCGCCAGCAGGGCGACGGCTCGGAGGTGCGCTACACCTTTGGCCATGCCTTGGTGAAAGAAGCGGCGTACCAGTCGCTGGTCAAGACCAAGCGCCAGCACCTGCACCGGCGCGCCGCCGAGGTGCTGCTCGAGCGCTTCCGCGACTTCGTGGAGCAGCACGCCGAGCTCTTGGCCGGGCACTTCATGGAGGCGGGGTGCCACGAGCGGGCCGTCGGCTACTTCGAAATGGCCGGCCAGCGCGCGCTGCAGCGGGCCATGAACGCCGACGCGGTGGCGCACTTCGAGCGCGCGCTCGCCGAGCTGCGCATGCTGCCCAAGAGCACATGGCGCGACGATCGCGAGCTGGAGCTGCTCATCCCGATCCGCGCGGCGCACGTCTTCGCGGGCAACCTCACCGGTGTTCCGGCGGACTTCACGCAGCGCTTCGCCACGCACGCCAACGGCTCCATCGATCCGGCCAAGAAGCTGCTCGCGCACGTGGCCTTCGCGGCCAGCTCGCTGATGGCCGGAAACCTGACCACGTCCTGCGAGCAAGGGCTCTCGGCGCTCGCCCTCTGCCACGCCGGCGAACGCGAGGATCCCGCGCCCACCTTCGAGGGCCTCGATCCGGTGGCCGTCAGCTCCCTGGGCCTCGTCTGGGCCTTCGGGCTCCTCGGCGAGTCGGAGCGCGCCCTCGAGCACGCGCGCGCGATGCTCCGGCGGTCGCAGCGCCATGGGCACCCACCGAGCCAAGTGGTCGCGCTCGCGCGCCTCGCCGCCTGGTACAACCATCGGGGCGACTTCGACGAGGGGCGGCGTCTGGTCGACCAAATGGCGCCCCTCTGCGCGCGCGATGGCTTCGAGGGGCCGCGGGCCATGACCAAGATCGTGCGCGGCTGGGCGCGCGTGGCCAAGGGCGATGGCGGCGGCGTGGCGGAGATCGAAGAGGGCATGGTCGATCGCCGCAAGTTCGGCGGCGAGGGGTGCCTGACTCTGTGCTGCGCGGTGCTCGCGTGGGCGCGCTGGCACGAAGGGGCGCTCGACGAAGCCATTCGCGCGCTCGACGAGGCCATGGATCTCGTCGAGCACCGGGGCGAACGCTTCTTCGAGCCCGAGCTTCACCGCTTGCGCGGCGAAGTTCTGTTCGCGCAAGGCGCCGATATGTCGCGGGTGGCGGAGTGCTTCGAGCGCGGGCTCACCGTGGCGCGCGAGCAAAAGGCGCGCACATGGGAGCAGCGGCTCGAAGAGAGCTATGCCCGCATCCGACCTTCGGGTGAAGCGCTCCGCGTCACCGGTGAGGTGCTCCCCATCGGCGAGCCACGGCAAAAATGTGGATGA